One stretch of Thermoproteota archaeon DNA includes these proteins:
- a CDS encoding 2-isopropylmalate synthase, whose protein sequence is MKKYQNLIKKGINESLEKIPFHKKAPIKRLSMLSKSIIPESDTHIAVHFVDASKKLPEYSQLHKHNHDEINLILSESSKLKYQIQIEDESYTVTSPSTIFIPKGLRHSAQAISGKGIFVCVILSDKYSSK, encoded by the coding sequence TTGAAAAAATATCAGAACTTAATTAAAAAAGGAATCAATGAATCACTAGAAAAAATCCCATTTCATAAAAAAGCTCCAATAAAACGTCTGTCTATGCTTAGTAAATCAATAATTCCAGAATCTGATACTCATATTGCAGTACACTTTGTTGATGCCTCAAAAAAACTTCCAGAGTATAGTCAATTGCATAAGCATAACCATGATGAAATTAATCTCATACTCTCTGAGAGTTCAAAATTAAAATATCAAATACAAATTGAGGATGAATCTTACACAGTAACTTCCCCATCGACAATCTTTATCCCAAAAGGACTTAGGCACAGTGCCCAGGCTATATCAGGAAAAGGAATATTCGTATGCGTGATATTATCTGACAAATATTCTTCAAAATAA
- a CDS encoding polyketide cyclase yields the protein MVKQSIWVGITIGVFFVGLAVGFAVFQTPDLSTVSSSNELEKYKIAEQLANQHLETFDELDFDVFTNQQWQRLHESHSQDIVVHWPDGRTTEGIEPHIEDLKAMFVYAPDTRIQQHPIKIASGQWTSVIGIIEGTFTEPMPLPDGSSIPPTGKSFKLTMNTVGYWENGVMTEEYLFWDNLEFMKQIGLA from the coding sequence GTGGTGAAACAATCAATTTGGGTAGGAATTACTATTGGGGTATTTTTTGTAGGACTTGCAGTAGGATTTGCAGTTTTTCAAACCCCAGATCTATCTACGGTCTCATCATCCAATGAATTGGAAAAATACAAGATTGCTGAACAACTTGCAAATCAGCATCTTGAAACATTTGATGAATTAGATTTTGATGTCTTTACTAATCAACAATGGCAGAGACTCCATGAGAGTCACTCGCAGGATATTGTTGTTCACTGGCCAGACGGGCGTACAACAGAGGGCATTGAACCACATATTGAGGATCTAAAAGCCATGTTTGTTTATGCTCCAGACACGCGGATTCAACAACATCCAATCAAGATAGCATCTGGGCAATGGACAAGTGTGATTGGAATTATTGAGGGTACATTTACAGAACCGATGCCTTTGCCAGATGGAAGCTCAATTCCTCCAACTGGAAAATCTTTCAAGCTTACAATGAATACCGTTGGCTATTGGGAAAATGGCGTGATGACTGAAGAATACTTGTTTTGGGATAACCTGGAATTCATGAAACAGATTGGATTGGCTTAA
- a CDS encoding methyltransferase domain-containing protein, with protein MTNQSPKDLVPHFFGQTASTYDKVVLFTTFGKDNYWKNEIINKIKSPESILDLACGTGILTGKLAKKFPKSEIIGIDISQDYLKMAEKNSSTFSNISFLHQDAENLNLDLKFDCICSSYIPKYCNPEKLVKNCIAHLNSNGQIIFHDFSYPKNNLIKKLWNSYFVLLNLLGIFLPAWKYAFAELPKLIRSSNWVFSYKQELEKNDFQVKVQYLTWDSSVILYAEKPQSTK; from the coding sequence ATGACAAATCAATCCCCAAAGGATTTAGTACCGCATTTCTTTGGTCAAACTGCTAGTACCTATGATAAAGTTGTACTTTTTACAACCTTTGGAAAGGATAACTATTGGAAAAACGAAATAATAAACAAAATAAAATCCCCAGAATCAATTTTAGATCTAGCCTGTGGAACAGGAATCTTAACTGGAAAATTAGCAAAAAAGTTCCCAAAATCAGAAATCATTGGGATTGATATATCACAAGATTATCTCAAAATGGCAGAAAAGAACTCTTCAACATTTTCAAATATTTCATTTTTACATCAAGATGCTGAAAATCTTAATCTTGATTTAAAATTTGATTGTATATGTTCATCATATATTCCAAAGTATTGTAATCCTGAAAAGCTTGTAAAAAATTGCATTGCTCATCTTAATTCTAACGGTCAAATCATCTTCCATGATTTTTCTTATCCAAAAAATAATCTAATAAAAAAACTTTGGAATTCGTATTTTGTTTTATTGAACTTGCTTGGAATTTTCCTACCTGCTTGGAAGTATGCTTTTGCAGAGCTTCCAAAGCTTATCAGGTCAAGTAATTGGGTTTTTTCCTACAAGCAAGAACTTGAAAAAAATGACTTTCAAGTAAAAGTCCAATATCTGACATGGGACTCATCAGTTATTTTGTATGCAGAAAAGCCTCAATCTACGAAATAA
- a CDS encoding Lrp/AsnC family transcriptional regulator yields MQAYVLLSCVSGYEKEIISELKSISTVVEVNGIWGKYDIFVKISSMELLGIEKTIEKIRSIKQITASDTMHVIYGQGGSVDELDKG; encoded by the coding sequence ATGCAGGCCTATGTTTTGTTATCATGTGTAAGTGGTTATGAAAAAGAAATCATTAGTGAACTAAAGTCAATATCTACAGTAGTTGAAGTAAATGGGATATGGGGAAAATATGATATTTTTGTAAAAATCTCATCCATGGAATTACTCGGGATTGAAAAAACTATTGAAAAGATTCGCTCCATCAAACAGATTACAGCTAGTGACACCATGCATGTAATCTACGGACAGGGTGGTAGTGTAGATGAGCTTGATAAGGGATAA
- a CDS encoding class I SAM-dependent methyltransferase yields MNREFWEKYAEDADLHYNEEFAKFIRDLVVSLRCSSVMEVGCNAGNDLKLFTENIDSHGIDSNEKIIEIAKKRNPTVNFKVGKVTKLPYEDSSIDLVFTHGFFNYLDDEEIDEGIKEIFRVSKRYVVNCEIYGANNIIDEQNNRKGRNMLERWMNYKVKIISNVEMHEEIDPEKSRFVLVRKLA; encoded by the coding sequence ATGAATAGGGAGTTTTGGGAAAAATATGCAGAGGATGCAGATTTACATTATAACGAAGAGTTTGCCAAGTTTATCAGGGATCTAGTAGTTTCTCTGCGCTGTTCAAGCGTTATGGAGGTTGGCTGCAATGCAGGAAATGATTTGAAGCTTTTTACAGAAAATATTGATTCACATGGAATTGATTCAAATGAAAAAATCATAGAGATTGCAAAAAAGAGAAATCCAACTGTGAATTTCAAAGTAGGAAAAGTGACAAAGCTGCCCTATGAGGATTCATCAATTGATCTTGTATTTACTCATGGTTTTTTCAATTATTTGGATGATGAGGAAATTGATGAGGGAATAAAGGAGATTTTTCGGGTATCAAAAAGATATGTAGTAAATTGTGAGATCTATGGTGCAAATAACATCATAGATGAGCAAAATAATCGAAAAGGAAGAAACATGCTGGAAAGATGGATGAATTACAAAGTAAAGATAATCAGCAATGTAGAGATGCACGAAGAGATTGATCCTGAAAAATCAAGATTTGTTCTAGTTAGAAAGCTAGCGTGA
- a CDS encoding cytochrome oxidase assembly protein: MILKYLSLASLIVLYSLMFVGGYVSAAGLGLTCPDWPLCPNGLLPDDEYFTEWMHRLIAATTGALIIATTVGAWVSKESYTKIKITSALATAFVITQITLGALVIDMKLHAVLVAIHLGIGVLLFAMVLLTTLFAFRMGKQKSIETKA, translated from the coding sequence TTGATTTTAAAATATCTCTCTTTAGCTAGTCTCATTGTACTTTACTCACTGATGTTTGTAGGTGGTTATGTATCTGCAGCTGGATTAGGATTAACATGTCCTGACTGGCCACTTTGCCCAAACGGATTGCTTCCAGATGATGAATATTTTACTGAGTGGATGCATAGACTAATTGCAGCTACGACTGGTGCCTTGATAATTGCAACAACCGTTGGTGCATGGGTCTCAAAGGAATCTTATACTAAAATTAAAATCACAAGTGCTTTGGCAACTGCATTTGTTATTACACAAATTACACTAGGTGCACTTGTAATTGACATGAAACTTCATGCAGTTTTAGTAGCAATACATTTGGGTATTGGAGTGCTATTGTTTGCCATGGTTCTACTCACGACTCTATTTGCCTTTAGAATGGGCAAGCAAAAGTCAATTGAAACTAAGGCTTAA
- a CDS encoding UDP-glucuronosyltransferase produces the protein MTISFFSSPIGLGHASRDIAIAKYLNEFTIKFTSGTSAAKLIKKYGFGVNDAYVPPNFDVQSGSLQGSAKWLWQYYKYYKECKNISSEIIQDENPRVVVSDEDFASLTVAQERKIPTVLITDILETKFTNGIVGIIEKKMNKSMKEIIKKSDIVILPENGANEGNIYRVGPIVRETNHSREELREKFSFSKKTILLSIGGTDAGLYLIKKTIEATSKLGDFELVLVSGPSIKEEFKEIRNLGFLENLHEAIYAADVVVSLAGKSTIDEANAYGTPGIFIPIRNHFEQEDNAKEAGFSYDDIFKLDELIPKYAKRNRTPIQAKGAKNAAKLIAEITK, from the coding sequence ATGACGATTTCATTTTTTTCTAGTCCCATTGGATTAGGACATGCATCAAGAGATATTGCAATTGCAAAATATCTCAATGAATTTACAATCAAATTCACATCAGGGACTAGCGCTGCAAAATTAATCAAAAAATATGGATTTGGTGTAAATGATGCATATGTACCACCAAACTTTGATGTCCAAAGTGGTTCATTGCAAGGCTCTGCAAAGTGGCTTTGGCAATACTACAAGTACTACAAAGAATGCAAAAACATTTCATCAGAAATAATTCAAGATGAAAATCCAAGAGTTGTTGTTAGCGATGAAGATTTTGCATCATTAACTGTAGCTCAAGAAAGAAAGATTCCAACTGTTCTAATTACGGATATTTTAGAGACAAAATTCACAAATGGAATTGTTGGAATAATAGAAAAAAAGATGAACAAATCCATGAAAGAGATTATAAAAAAATCTGACATAGTTATACTTCCTGAAAATGGTGCAAACGAAGGAAACATCTACAGAGTAGGACCAATTGTTAGAGAAACTAACCACTCAAGAGAAGAATTAAGAGAAAAGTTTTCTTTTTCAAAAAAAACCATTCTGTTAAGTATTGGAGGAACAGATGCAGGACTATATTTGATTAAAAAAACTATAGAGGCAACATCCAAGCTTGGTGACTTTGAGCTGGTACTAGTTTCTGGACCATCAATTAAAGAAGAATTCAAAGAGATAAGAAATTTAGGATTTTTAGAAAATTTGCATGAGGCAATTTATGCAGCAGATGTTGTTGTGTCACTTGCAGGTAAGTCTACAATAGATGAGGCAAACGCGTATGGCACTCCAGGAATTTTTATTCCAATAAGGAATCACTTTGAGCAAGAAGACAATGCAAAGGAAGCAGGATTTTCCTATGATGACATATTCAAGCTAGATGAGCTGATTCCAAAGTATGCAAAAAGAAACAGAACCCCAATTCAAGCAAAGGGGGCTAAAAATGCCGCAAAATTGATTGCAGAAATTACAAAGTGA
- a CDS encoding branched-chain amino acid transaminase, producing the protein MKEIGKIWMNGKFVPFKDAKVHVLTHALHYSTSVFEGIRCYDTPKGSAIFRLPEHIDRLFKSAKLYSMKMNFSKKQISDAIIKTVKESKLKECYIRPIAYYGYGTMGLTPTQNNVDVAIACWEWKMGESKAGKFSGAKCKISSWIKIDSRAQPMKAKAASNYANAALARMEALDNGYDEAIMLNYHGKVSEGSAENIFIVKDDQIMTPPMSAGILEGITRDSVIQIIEENGGYVIETDLDREDLYAADEVFMTGTAAEVKSVTQIDKIKIGDAKPGKITKALQKTFMDVAMGKDERFLPWLKYI; encoded by the coding sequence ATGAAAGAGATCGGAAAGATTTGGATGAATGGAAAATTTGTTCCATTCAAGGATGCAAAAGTACATGTTTTGACACATGCATTACATTATTCTACATCAGTGTTTGAAGGAATAAGATGTTATGATACACCAAAGGGTTCTGCTATTTTCCGATTACCTGAGCACATTGACAGATTATTCAAATCTGCAAAGCTCTATTCAATGAAGATGAATTTTTCCAAGAAACAAATCTCTGATGCTATAATTAAAACAGTTAAGGAGAGCAAGCTAAAAGAATGCTACATTCGTCCAATTGCATATTACGGCTATGGAACAATGGGCCTAACACCAACTCAAAACAACGTTGATGTTGCAATTGCATGCTGGGAGTGGAAGATGGGTGAATCAAAGGCAGGAAAGTTTTCAGGTGCAAAGTGTAAAATTTCAAGCTGGATAAAGATAGATTCAAGAGCTCAGCCAATGAAGGCAAAGGCTGCATCAAACTATGCAAATGCCGCACTTGCAAGAATGGAAGCTTTGGATAACGGATACGATGAGGCAATCATGTTAAATTATCACGGCAAAGTCTCAGAAGGTAGTGCAGAAAACATTTTCATTGTAAAAGATGATCAAATAATGACTCCCCCAATGTCTGCAGGAATTTTAGAGGGAATCACACGGGACAGTGTAATTCAGATAATTGAAGAAAATGGCGGTTATGTTATTGAAACAGATCTTGATAGGGAGGATCTATATGCTGCAGACGAAGTGTTCATGACAGGAACAGCTGCCGAAGTAAAATCAGTTACACAGATAGACAAGATAAAGATTGGAGATGCAAAGCCTGGAAAGATCACAAAAGCATTACAAAAAACTTTCATGGATGTTGCAATGGGAAAAGACGAGAGATTTCTTCCTTGGTTAAAATACATTTAA
- a CDS encoding helicase, with translation MSLLQQFPKEFTPRNIQKEILSEIEEKIKSGYKKIILCAPTGVGKSLIGATLARYFDSSFVVTASKHLQDQYTKDFSFLMAVKGKQNFPCLKLMDSEKVTIPRRAMRWGLTCDKGQCEEKTTKNGKEITEICKYKPKISSIEENEDCSDACLYYLQKYQALVSAHSLWNYHSYFQIMKYNRKLFAKYLERKVSIFDEAHKIEDQVIQFVGIDVFKGQLEECGLKFNDYDSSDIDSMITMIDTMADYYSARIRDIKESREFQRNPDYEQISKLERKYERVANARVDIVTDKENFVINNPENDVYGDFRSISIKPIDISSFVKSFFTSEYQIFMSATLDKKSFCENTGMSQDEIAFVDTPKSPFPIESRRINFLNVRRLSYGATQEDELEVIKKIDELLTEHSDERGLVLTSSISRCYNILKHLSQQNKERIKICHSVNADGKTQEQVLAEHKENNSSVLLSSSLWEGVDLKDDLSRFQIIAKVPYPNYMEKRVNVKMKKFPLWYTSQTLMKLLQGFGRSIRSEDDWAVTYVLDTAVNNVLFKAQDMIPKSYYDVLNLN, from the coding sequence CTGAGTCTTTTACAACAGTTTCCAAAGGAGTTCACTCCAAGGAATATTCAAAAAGAAATACTATCTGAGATCGAGGAGAAGATAAAGTCAGGATACAAAAAGATCATCCTCTGTGCGCCTACTGGTGTGGGAAAGTCCTTGATCGGGGCCACTTTGGCTCGATATTTTGATAGCTCATTTGTGGTAACTGCATCAAAACATCTCCAGGACCAGTATACCAAGGATTTCTCATTTTTAATGGCAGTCAAAGGAAAGCAAAATTTTCCGTGCCTGAAACTGATGGATTCTGAAAAAGTAACCATCCCAAGACGAGCTATGAGATGGGGACTTACATGCGACAAGGGTCAGTGCGAGGAAAAGACTACAAAAAATGGAAAAGAGATTACGGAAATTTGCAAGTACAAGCCAAAGATATCAAGCATTGAGGAGAATGAAGATTGCTCAGATGCATGTCTGTATTATTTGCAAAAGTATCAGGCTCTAGTATCAGCACATTCCCTGTGGAATTATCATTCATACTTTCAAATTATGAAGTATAATCGAAAGTTATTTGCAAAGTATCTAGAAAGAAAGGTTTCAATTTTTGATGAGGCTCATAAGATAGAGGATCAGGTAATCCAGTTTGTAGGAATTGATGTCTTTAAAGGCCAGCTAGAAGAGTGTGGTCTAAAATTCAATGATTATGATTCCAGTGATATTGACTCTATGATTACTATGATTGATACCATGGCAGATTATTATTCTGCAAGAATCAGAGATATCAAAGAGAGTAGGGAATTTCAGAGAAATCCAGATTATGAGCAGATATCAAAGCTTGAAAGAAAGTATGAGAGAGTTGCAAATGCACGAGTAGATATTGTAACTGATAAGGAAAATTTTGTAATAAATAATCCAGAAAATGACGTTTATGGTGACTTTAGATCAATTTCAATAAAACCAATTGATATCTCAAGTTTTGTAAAATCATTTTTTACATCAGAATATCAGATATTCATGTCAGCCACTCTAGATAAGAAAAGCTTTTGTGAGAATACCGGAATGAGTCAAGACGAGATTGCTTTTGTTGACACACCAAAATCACCATTTCCCATTGAAAGTAGAAGAATAAATTTTCTAAATGTCAGAAGATTAAGCTACGGTGCAACACAGGAAGATGAATTAGAAGTTATAAAAAAAATTGATGAGTTGCTAACAGAGCATTCAGATGAGCGGGGCCTAGTTCTTACATCATCAATTTCAAGATGCTATAATATTCTAAAACATCTATCGCAACAAAACAAAGAACGAATAAAAATTTGTCATAGTGTAAACGCAGATGGAAAGACACAAGAGCAGGTGTTAGCAGAACATAAAGAGAATAATTCCAGCGTATTGCTTTCATCTTCTTTATGGGAGGGAGTAGATCTAAAAGATGATTTATCGCGATTTCAAATTATTGCAAAAGTCCCATACCCAAATTACATGGAAAAGCGCGTTAATGTGAAGATGAAAAAATTTCCTTTATGGTACACATCACAAACGCTGATGAAGTTATTACAAGGATTTGGGCGTTCTATTAGAAGCGAGGATGATTGGGCAGTGACATATGTGCTAGATACTGCAGTGAATAATGTGCTGTTCAAAGCACAAGATATGATTCCAAAATCATACTATGATGTTTTAAATCTGAATTAG
- a CDS encoding aspartate kinase, whose amino-acid sequence MENLVVAKFGGSAIGPDGLSIPIIIQRITELKKNSKIIAVFSAPLTIDDGKTRSITDVILEIGQKAENGESFTLEKVSNAYSKILDLVSTEYQEACKKTIEEYLQKAKDALVLAQEKKDFANEDRSNALAFSGEILMSQVMNYILKGKGIKSAAVDFESWPIITDSNIESTNFLYSKSAERIAPIESLLKQNDIVSIGGFIGKTADGITTTYERGGSDRTAADLGILFHKKFNTQIDFEKDSSVVSADPKIVSDGLDEVSQLSFNEARLAGMFGMKILDPIAIKEILENGADMPIIVTNMKNPAKTTVIKRTPDKQNGHPLKIVTGKKNCAIFRIESESAVRLLESLEKLKRYSEFIVLSPYTKDGIEFTRILFLDGDYVKRNEKYLLGFDSLATITYNRGVITLIGDEMWRVQQIASKASAKIGEAGLNILNMDAQEETSRIIIVVEDSGDNIKNAIRAIHDEKSKIKFV is encoded by the coding sequence ATGGAAAATCTAGTTGTTGCAAAGTTCGGCGGTAGTGCAATAGGTCCTGATGGTCTATCAATACCAATTATTATTCAAAGGATTACAGAACTAAAGAAAAATTCCAAGATTATCGCTGTATTTTCAGCACCACTTACAATTGATGATGGAAAGACAAGGTCCATCACCGATGTAATACTAGAGATTGGCCAAAAGGCCGAAAACGGAGAGAGTTTTACTCTGGAGAAGGTCTCAAATGCATATTCAAAGATTCTAGACTTGGTCAGTACGGAATATCAAGAGGCTTGCAAAAAGACAATTGAAGAGTATCTGCAAAAGGCAAAAGACGCCTTGGTCCTAGCCCAAGAAAAGAAAGATTTTGCAAATGAGGATCGCTCAAATGCACTTGCATTCTCAGGTGAGATTTTAATGTCACAGGTAATGAATTACATTCTAAAAGGAAAGGGGATAAAATCAGCAGCAGTTGATTTTGAGTCATGGCCAATCATTACAGATAGCAACATAGAGTCTACAAATTTTCTTTATTCAAAATCAGCTGAACGAATTGCTCCTATTGAATCACTGTTAAAACAAAATGACATAGTATCAATTGGCGGATTTATTGGAAAAACCGCTGATGGAATAACAACAACATATGAAAGAGGCGGATCAGATAGGACAGCAGCTGATCTTGGAATTTTATTTCACAAAAAATTCAACACACAGATTGACTTTGAAAAGGATAGCTCTGTAGTTTCTGCCGATCCAAAAATAGTATCAGATGGCTTAGATGAGGTGTCACAGCTTTCATTTAATGAAGCGCGTCTGGCAGGAATGTTTGGAATGAAAATTCTTGATCCAATAGCTATCAAGGAGATCCTTGAAAACGGAGCAGACATGCCAATCATAGTCACTAACATGAAAAATCCTGCAAAGACAACTGTAATCAAAAGAACTCCTGATAAACAAAACGGTCATCCACTCAAAATTGTAACAGGAAAGAAAAATTGCGCAATATTTAGAATTGAAAGTGAGTCTGCAGTAAGGTTGCTAGAATCTCTAGAAAAGTTAAAGCGATACAGCGAGTTTATTGTATTATCTCCGTACACAAAGGATGGGATAGAATTTACCAGAATTTTATTTTTGGATGGGGATTATGTTAAAAGAAACGAAAAGTATCTGTTAGGTTTTGATTCACTTGCAACCATAACATACAACAGGGGAGTAATCACATTAATCGGCGATGAGATGTGGAGAGTACAACAGATTGCATCAAAGGCAAGTGCAAAGATTGGTGAAGCTGGATTAAACATACTAAACATGGATGCACAAGAAGAGACATCAAGAATAATTATTGTAGTTGAGGATTCCGGGGACAACATAAAAAATGCAATCCGTGCAATCCATGATGAAAAATCTAAGATAAAGTTTGTTTGA
- the tfb gene encoding transcription initiation factor IIB (stabilizes TBP binding to an archaeal box-A promoter; responsible for recruiting RNA polymerase II to the pre-initiation complex), with protein MVLKNYQADSICGRCRKNSMVTDNVTGEKFCGSCGYVDSGVIVDSSQEWRSFSDDTGDRARAGSPTSLTMHDMGLATVINPVNRDATGKPLTSSMRTTIERLRTWDSRSQTHDASDRNLRIAFGELNRLKDKLSLSDSVVEKAAYIYRKAIDKKLVRGRSISGMIGSALYAACRDTAVPRTIKDVAAASNIKKKDIARCYRLLVKELDLKMPVTDSIQCVARIASTINISEKTKRYAIKVLKTAQQNEESAGKDPMGLAAAALYLSCVKNGEDKTQKDVAEAANVTEVTIRNRYKGLKEV; from the coding sequence ATGGTTTTGAAAAATTATCAAGCAGATAGCATTTGTGGACGTTGTAGAAAAAATTCAATGGTTACAGATAATGTAACTGGAGAAAAATTTTGTGGAAGTTGTGGATATGTTGATTCTGGTGTGATAGTAGATTCAAGTCAAGAGTGGCGTTCGTTTTCTGATGACACCGGAGATAGAGCCCGTGCAGGTTCTCCAACATCATTGACAATGCACGACATGGGACTTGCAACCGTGATTAATCCTGTTAACCGTGATGCAACAGGCAAGCCCCTTACATCCTCTATGCGTACAACAATTGAAAGACTGCGAACATGGGATAGCCGCAGCCAGACACATGATGCATCAGATAGGAATCTTCGAATAGCGTTTGGTGAACTCAACAGACTAAAAGACAAACTTTCTCTTTCTGATTCAGTTGTAGAAAAAGCAGCATACATTTACAGAAAAGCTATTGATAAAAAACTCGTAAGAGGCCGTTCTATTTCCGGAATGATTGGCTCTGCACTATATGCTGCATGTCGTGATACAGCAGTACCAAGAACTATCAAAGATGTTGCAGCAGCATCTAACATTAAGAAAAAAGACATCGCAAGATGTTATCGTCTACTTGTAAAAGAATTGGACCTAAAAATGCCAGTTACTGATTCAATTCAATGTGTTGCACGAATTGCAAGTACAATTAACATATCCGAAAAAACAAAACGTTATGCAATCAAGGTTTTAAAAACTGCCCAACAAAATGAAGAATCTGCAGGAAAAGATCCAATGGGGTTAGCTGCTGCAGCATTATACCTGTCTTGTGTTAAAAATGGCGAAGACAAGACTCAGAAGGATGTAGCAGAAGCAGCAAATGTTACTGAAGTTACTATCCGAAATCGTTACAAGGGACTAAAAGAAGTATAA
- a CDS encoding DNA-directed RNA polymerase produces the protein MSEDRKMYPCTCSDCGKESEVPFQPKEGRPVYCRECLPKHRSKRF, from the coding sequence ATGTCAGAAGACAGAAAAATGTACCCTTGTACATGTTCAGACTGCGGCAAAGAATCAGAAGTTCCTTTCCAACCAAAAGAAGGACGACCGGTTTATTGCCGAGAATGTTTACCAAAACATAGAAGTAAAAGATTTTAA
- a CDS encoding SRPBCC family protein, with the protein MTVVSKSIDIKVPVDSVFTYFARPEHVSDQMSDKGVGMTVIPMDIKEGMGVGTTFRIIGDFGGKRLEWDCETTEFIREELITAKQIEGPFKRWEIRNEFKALGENLTRVTMTVDYEMPFGPLGTIMDKAKFAKSAEKGMETALFKVRGLLEGNGSIPVYITLDAYQKLLAEKKKMNDVPVSTVLTAILEKYNEVEAKISN; encoded by the coding sequence TTGACAGTCGTAAGCAAATCAATCGACATCAAAGTTCCTGTTGATTCGGTCTTTACATACTTTGCAAGACCAGAACACGTATCCGATCAAATGTCTGACAAAGGTGTTGGAATGACAGTTATTCCAATGGATATCAAAGAAGGAATGGGTGTTGGAACTACCTTTAGAATCATTGGTGATTTTGGAGGTAAAAGACTAGAGTGGGACTGTGAGACAACAGAATTTATCAGAGAAGAATTGATCACAGCAAAACAAATCGAAGGACCATTCAAAAGATGGGAGATTCGAAACGAGTTCAAGGCACTTGGTGAAAACTTGACCCGAGTCACAATGACTGTTGATTATGAGATGCCATTTGGTCCATTAGGAACCATTATGGATAAAGCAAAATTTGCAAAATCTGCTGAAAAAGGAATGGAGACTGCACTCTTCAAAGTGCGTGGACTCTTAGAAGGAAACGGCTCAATTCCTGTATACATCACACTTGATGCATACCAAAAACTATTGGCAGAAAAGAAAAAGATGAACGACGTTCCAGTTTCAACTGTTTTGACTGCAATTTTAGAAAAATACAACGAAGTCGAAGCAAAAATTTCAAACTAA